Proteins from one Coffea arabica cultivar ET-39 chromosome 8c, Coffea Arabica ET-39 HiFi, whole genome shotgun sequence genomic window:
- the LOC113705907 gene encoding putative F-box protein At5g55150 has protein sequence MANWSDLQHDMLGLIAQHLDKIEDYVAFGAVCKSWRAAASEKNFKGLRLWQQIPCLMLAAKDDFNREFYSLMEKQVVAKVSLRQLKGKKCYESLGWLLTIGQQGEMSLLNPFSGVEIELPNQNTFPEYDLYEMDPDIFVRRMVLSSRPSRESPEDDDFVVMIICGGVGFLAFWRPKDLRWNRIETRNSPYADVIYTNGQFYAIDHMGNVVVCDVFEANPTDQARIIARFSPELWDKKELYLVKSSSTDDEPFLVVTRDNIPNYEDEQGFELDKPIYGTTEFQVFELVSTAGREKEITSRWEEIKNLGSRSIFLGHSSSMCLQNNKLAPGIKPGHIYFTDDAWAAYVEIPEGGGKDMGVYNLEKGVTAPLYDAPLRLSRTCPTIWITPNF, from the coding sequence ATGGCAAACTGGTCCGATCTACAACATGATATGTTGGGATTGATAGCCCAACACCTCGACAAGATTGAAGATTATGTGGCTTTTGGCGCAGTTTGCAAGTCATGGCGAGCAGCGGCCAGTGAGAAAAATTTCAAGGGCCTGCGACTATGGCAACAGATTCCCTGCCTCATGCTTGCTGCGAAGGATGATTTCAATCGGGAGTTCTATAGTTTGATGGAGAAACAAGTCGTTGCTAAGGTGAGCTTGCGTCAACTTAAAGGCAAGAAGTGTTATGAATCTCTAGGATGGTTGTTGACTATAGGACAACAAGGGGAGATGAGCCTGTTGAATCCCTTCTCTGGTGTTGAAATTGAGTTACCAAATCAAAATACTTTTCCTGAATATGATTTATATGAGATGGATCCTGATATCTTTGTACGTAGGATGGTTTTGTCATCGAGACCAAGTCGCGAGTCCCCAGAGGACGATGACTTTGTGGTGATGATCATCTGTGGAGGGGTTGGATTCTTGGCTTTCTGGAGGCCAAAGGATCTTAGGTGGAATAGGATCGAGACCAGAAACTCTCCCTATGCGGATGTCATATATACCAATGGCCAGTTCTACGCAATTGATCATATGGGCAATGTAGTGGTTTGTGACGTTTTCGAGGCAAACCCTACTGATCAGGCTAGAATAATTGCTCGGTTTAGCCCCGAATTATGGGACAAAAAAGAGTTATACTTAGTAAAATCTTCATCTACAGATGATGAACCTTTTCTGGTTGTCACACGAGACAACATCCCCAATTATGAGGACGAACAAGGCTTTGAATTGGATAAACCGATCTATGGCACAACCGAGTTCCAGGTGTTTGAATTGGTTTCTACAGCAGGACGAGAAAAAGAGATTACTTCCCGTTGGgaagaaatcaagaatttggGAAGCAGATCAATTTTTCTTGGCCATAGTTCTTCAATGTGCCTGCAAAACAACAAATTGGCCCCCGGAATCAAACCCGGTCATATATATTTCACGGACGATGCATGGGCAGCATATGTTGAAATTCCTGAAGGCGGCGGCAAGGACATGGGAGTCTACAACTTGGAAAAAGGAGTAACTGCGCCCTTGTATGATGCCCCCTTGCGGCTTAGCCGAACCTGCCCAACTATTTGGattacaccaaatttttaa